A window of Apium graveolens cultivar Ventura chromosome 8, ASM990537v1, whole genome shotgun sequence contains these coding sequences:
- the LOC141677365 gene encoding linoleate 9S-lipoxygenase 5-like isoform X2 translates to MGFCLPSNSEMMKKMADMLCCGGGSDQKSVQQQLLDNNKKIRGKVVLMKKNVLDSSDLVSSFLDRVHELFGRGVSLQLITSVPGDSANVLRGKLGKAAFLEDWVTKITAVTAGDAEFNVTLDWDESMGDPGAFIIENQHHSQFYLKTITLEDFPGHGRVHFVCNSWVYPTKRYKNKRVFFANKCYLPHETPEFLRQHREEELKNLRGNGSGMLKEWDRVYDYAYYNDLGSPEKGTENARQVLGGSKEFPYPRRGRTGRKQAKKENVTDPDIESRLPLLSLDIYVPRDERFSHIKFSDFIAYAVKSLGQIIAPEIKAIFDRTPNEFDSFKDVFDLYEGGIELPDGQKLSKIRECIPWEMLKELVRSDGEQLLKFPMPDVIKADKSAWRTDEEFAREMLAGVNPEFPPASRLDPNIYGNQTSSIKSEHIEQNMNGLTIDAAIKNNKLFILDYHDALMPYLTRINSTNTKTYASRTLLLLCDDGKLKPLAIELSLPHAQGDKHGATSQVFTPAENSIEGSVWQLAKAYAAVNDSGYHQLISHWLNTHAVIEPFVIASNRQLSVLHPIYKLLHPHFRDTMHINALARQILINAGGVLERTVFPARFSMEMSSFVYKNWVFTEQSLPADLLKRGMAVPDTSQPHGLRLLIEDYPYAVDGLEIWSAIETWVKDYCSFYYLTDESVQADTEIQSWWSELRNVGHGDKKDETWWPEMKTREELVLSCTIIIWIASALHAAVNFGQYPYAGFLPNRPTVSRHLMPEPGTPEYRELEEHPESAFLKTITSQLPTLLGVSLIEILSRHSTDEIYLGQTDNPEWTSDVEPLEAFKKFGKKLAEIENRINCRNNDERLANRRGPVKVPYTLLYPNTSDSSKTSGLTGKGIPNSVSI, encoded by the exons ATGGGTTTTTGTTTACCAAGTAATTCAGAGATGATGAAAAAGATGGCGGACATGTTATGTTGTGGTGGTGGAAGTGACCAGAAGAGTGTGCAGCAGCAACTACTTGACAACAACAAGAAGATCAGAGGAAAGGTTGTGTTAATGAAGAAGAATGTTTTGGATTCCAGTGATTTGGTTTCTTCGTTTCTTGATCGTGTGCATGAGCTTTTCGGTAGAGGTGTTTCACTGCAGCTCATCACCTCGGTTCCCGGTGATTCAG CTAATGTATTAAGAGGGAAGCTTGGAAAGGCAGCATTCCTGGAAGACTGGGTAACGAAGATCACAGCAGTGACTGCAGGAGATGCTGAATTCAATGTGACATTAGACTGGGATGAGTCCATGGGTGATCCTGGAGCATTCATTATCGAAAACCAACATCACTCTCAGTTTTACCTCAAAACAATCACCTTGGAGGACTTCCCTGGCCATGGCAGGGTCCATTTTGTTTGTAATTCATGGGTCTATCCTACAAAACGCTACAAAAACAAACGCGTGTTCTTTGCAAACAAG TGTTACCTGCCACATGAAACACCAGAATTTCTAAGACAACACAGAGAAGAAGAACTTAAAAATCTTCGCGGAAATGGATCAGGCATGCTCAAGGAGTGGGATAGAGTTTATGATTATGCATACTATAACGATCTGGGAAGTCCAGAGAAGGGCACAGAAAATGCTCGCCAAGTGCTTGGTGGATCCAAGGAATTCCCATACCCTCGTAGAGGAAGAACAGGACGCAAGCAAGCAAAAAAAG AAAATGTTACAGATCCTGACATTGAAAGTAGATTGCCACTACTAAGTTTGGACATCTATGTTCCTCGGGATGAGCGATTTAGTCATATTAAGTTTTCGGATTTCATTGCCTATGCTGTAAAGTCACTCGGCCAGATAATAGCACCAGAGATCAAAGCTATATTTGATAGGACTCCAAATGAGTTTGATAGTTTTAAAGACGTGTTTGACCTCTATGAAGGTGGTATTGAGTTACCAGATGGACAGAAACTCAGCAAAATAAGGGAATGTATCCCCTGGGAGATGCTTAAAGAACTTGTTCGTTCAGATGGCGAGCAACTCCTCAAATTCCCCATGCCTGATGTCATTAAAG CGGACAAAAGTGCCTGGAGGACAGATGAAGAGTTTGCGCGTGAAATGCTTGCTGGAGTGAATCCT GAGTTCCCACCTGCTAGCAGGCTAGATCCAAATATATATGGAAATCAAACCAGCTCAATCAAAAGTGAACACATCGAACAAAACATGAATGGGTTAACCATAGATGCG GCAATCAAGAATAACAAACTGTTCATATTAGATTATCATGACGCACTGATGCCATATCTAACACGAATCAATAGTACCAACACGAAAACCTATGCTAGTCGCACACTCCTCTTACTTTGTGATGATGGAAAACTGAAGCCACTGGCAATTGAATTGAGCCTACCTCATGCACAGGGAGACAAACATGGTGCCACCAGCCAAGTGTTCACTCCAGCAGAAAACAGCATTGAAGGTTCAGTTTGGCAGCTAGCAAAAGCTTATGCCGCTGTTAATGATTCTGGCTACCATCAGCTCATTAGCCACTG GCTGAACACTCACGCAGTGATTGAGCCATTTGTCATTGCATCAAATAGACAATTAAGTGTGCTTCACCCAATATATAAGCTTCTGCATCCCCATTTTCGTGACACAATGCATATAAATGCCTTAGCTAGACAGATCCTCATCAATGCTGGTGGAGTTCTTGAGAGGACAGTGTTTCCAGCTAGATTTTCGATGGAAATGTCTTCTTTTGTGTACAAGAACTGGGTTTTTACAGAGCAGTCACTTCCGGCAGATTTGCTAAAGAG AGGAATGGCAGTTCCAGATACAAGCCAGCCCCATGGCCTTAGACTTTTAATAGAGGACTACCCTTACGCTGTTGACGGCCTTGAAATTTGGTCAGCAATTGAAACTTGGGTGAAGGATTATTGCTCTTTCTATTACTTGACAGACGAATCTGTCCAAGCTGACACCGAAATTCAATCATGGTGGTCAGAGCTCCGCAATGTAGGCCACGGTGACAAGAAAGATGAGACATGGTGGCCAGAAATGAAGACACGGGAAGAACTTGTTCTGAGTTGCACCATCATTATATGGATCGCGTCTGCTTTACATGCTGCAGTAAATTTTGGACAGTATCCTTATGCTGGCTTCCTTCCAAACCGGCCCACTGTCAGTCGCCATTTAATGCCCGAGCCAGGCACTCCAGAGTACAGAGAGCTCGAGGAACACCCTGAATCCGCATTCTTAAAAACTATCACAAGTCAGCTGCCAACACTCCTTGGAGTTTCTCTGATCGAGATCTTGTCTAGGCATTCAACGGATGAGATCTATCTTGGGCAAACAGACAATCCAGAGTGGACTTCGGACGTTGAACCACTGGAGGCATTCAAGAAGTTTGGAAAAAAGCTAGCGGAGATAGAAAACAGGATAAATTGCAGGAACAATGACGAGAGACTGGCCAATCGACGGGGTCCTGTCAAGGTGCCTTATACTTTGCTTTATCCTAACACCTCAGACTCCAGTAAAACAAGTGGGCTTACCGGGAAGGGAATTCCCAACAGCGTCTCCATATAA
- the LOC141677365 gene encoding linoleate 9S-lipoxygenase 5-like isoform X1, translating to MGFCLPSNSEMMKKMADMLCCGGGSDQKSVQQQLLDNNKKIRGKVVLMKKNVLDSSDLVSSFLDRVHELFGRGVSLQLITSVPGDSANVLRGKLGKAAFLEDWVTKITAVTAGDAEFNVTLDWDESMGDPGAFIIENQHHSQFYLKTITLEDFPGHGRVHFVCNSWVYPTKRYKNKRVFFANKCYLPHETPEFLRQHREEELKNLRGNGSGMLKEWDRVYDYAYYNDLGSPEKGTENARQVLGGSKEFPYPRRGRTGRKQAKKENVTDPDIESRLPLLSLDIYVPRDERFSHIKFSDFIAYAVKSLGQIIAPEIKAIFDRTPNEFDSFKDVFDLYEGGIELPDGQKLSKIRECIPWEMLKELVRSDGEQLLKFPMPDVIKADKSAWRTDEEFAREMLAGVNPVCIRCLHEFPPASRLDPNIYGNQTSSIKSEHIEQNMNGLTIDAAIKNNKLFILDYHDALMPYLTRINSTNTKTYASRTLLLLCDDGKLKPLAIELSLPHAQGDKHGATSQVFTPAENSIEGSVWQLAKAYAAVNDSGYHQLISHWLNTHAVIEPFVIASNRQLSVLHPIYKLLHPHFRDTMHINALARQILINAGGVLERTVFPARFSMEMSSFVYKNWVFTEQSLPADLLKRGMAVPDTSQPHGLRLLIEDYPYAVDGLEIWSAIETWVKDYCSFYYLTDESVQADTEIQSWWSELRNVGHGDKKDETWWPEMKTREELVLSCTIIIWIASALHAAVNFGQYPYAGFLPNRPTVSRHLMPEPGTPEYRELEEHPESAFLKTITSQLPTLLGVSLIEILSRHSTDEIYLGQTDNPEWTSDVEPLEAFKKFGKKLAEIENRINCRNNDERLANRRGPVKVPYTLLYPNTSDSSKTSGLTGKGIPNSVSI from the exons ATGGGTTTTTGTTTACCAAGTAATTCAGAGATGATGAAAAAGATGGCGGACATGTTATGTTGTGGTGGTGGAAGTGACCAGAAGAGTGTGCAGCAGCAACTACTTGACAACAACAAGAAGATCAGAGGAAAGGTTGTGTTAATGAAGAAGAATGTTTTGGATTCCAGTGATTTGGTTTCTTCGTTTCTTGATCGTGTGCATGAGCTTTTCGGTAGAGGTGTTTCACTGCAGCTCATCACCTCGGTTCCCGGTGATTCAG CTAATGTATTAAGAGGGAAGCTTGGAAAGGCAGCATTCCTGGAAGACTGGGTAACGAAGATCACAGCAGTGACTGCAGGAGATGCTGAATTCAATGTGACATTAGACTGGGATGAGTCCATGGGTGATCCTGGAGCATTCATTATCGAAAACCAACATCACTCTCAGTTTTACCTCAAAACAATCACCTTGGAGGACTTCCCTGGCCATGGCAGGGTCCATTTTGTTTGTAATTCATGGGTCTATCCTACAAAACGCTACAAAAACAAACGCGTGTTCTTTGCAAACAAG TGTTACCTGCCACATGAAACACCAGAATTTCTAAGACAACACAGAGAAGAAGAACTTAAAAATCTTCGCGGAAATGGATCAGGCATGCTCAAGGAGTGGGATAGAGTTTATGATTATGCATACTATAACGATCTGGGAAGTCCAGAGAAGGGCACAGAAAATGCTCGCCAAGTGCTTGGTGGATCCAAGGAATTCCCATACCCTCGTAGAGGAAGAACAGGACGCAAGCAAGCAAAAAAAG AAAATGTTACAGATCCTGACATTGAAAGTAGATTGCCACTACTAAGTTTGGACATCTATGTTCCTCGGGATGAGCGATTTAGTCATATTAAGTTTTCGGATTTCATTGCCTATGCTGTAAAGTCACTCGGCCAGATAATAGCACCAGAGATCAAAGCTATATTTGATAGGACTCCAAATGAGTTTGATAGTTTTAAAGACGTGTTTGACCTCTATGAAGGTGGTATTGAGTTACCAGATGGACAGAAACTCAGCAAAATAAGGGAATGTATCCCCTGGGAGATGCTTAAAGAACTTGTTCGTTCAGATGGCGAGCAACTCCTCAAATTCCCCATGCCTGATGTCATTAAAG CGGACAAAAGTGCCTGGAGGACAGATGAAGAGTTTGCGCGTGAAATGCTTGCTGGAGTGAATCCTGTCTGCATCCGTTGCCTTCAT GAGTTCCCACCTGCTAGCAGGCTAGATCCAAATATATATGGAAATCAAACCAGCTCAATCAAAAGTGAACACATCGAACAAAACATGAATGGGTTAACCATAGATGCG GCAATCAAGAATAACAAACTGTTCATATTAGATTATCATGACGCACTGATGCCATATCTAACACGAATCAATAGTACCAACACGAAAACCTATGCTAGTCGCACACTCCTCTTACTTTGTGATGATGGAAAACTGAAGCCACTGGCAATTGAATTGAGCCTACCTCATGCACAGGGAGACAAACATGGTGCCACCAGCCAAGTGTTCACTCCAGCAGAAAACAGCATTGAAGGTTCAGTTTGGCAGCTAGCAAAAGCTTATGCCGCTGTTAATGATTCTGGCTACCATCAGCTCATTAGCCACTG GCTGAACACTCACGCAGTGATTGAGCCATTTGTCATTGCATCAAATAGACAATTAAGTGTGCTTCACCCAATATATAAGCTTCTGCATCCCCATTTTCGTGACACAATGCATATAAATGCCTTAGCTAGACAGATCCTCATCAATGCTGGTGGAGTTCTTGAGAGGACAGTGTTTCCAGCTAGATTTTCGATGGAAATGTCTTCTTTTGTGTACAAGAACTGGGTTTTTACAGAGCAGTCACTTCCGGCAGATTTGCTAAAGAG AGGAATGGCAGTTCCAGATACAAGCCAGCCCCATGGCCTTAGACTTTTAATAGAGGACTACCCTTACGCTGTTGACGGCCTTGAAATTTGGTCAGCAATTGAAACTTGGGTGAAGGATTATTGCTCTTTCTATTACTTGACAGACGAATCTGTCCAAGCTGACACCGAAATTCAATCATGGTGGTCAGAGCTCCGCAATGTAGGCCACGGTGACAAGAAAGATGAGACATGGTGGCCAGAAATGAAGACACGGGAAGAACTTGTTCTGAGTTGCACCATCATTATATGGATCGCGTCTGCTTTACATGCTGCAGTAAATTTTGGACAGTATCCTTATGCTGGCTTCCTTCCAAACCGGCCCACTGTCAGTCGCCATTTAATGCCCGAGCCAGGCACTCCAGAGTACAGAGAGCTCGAGGAACACCCTGAATCCGCATTCTTAAAAACTATCACAAGTCAGCTGCCAACACTCCTTGGAGTTTCTCTGATCGAGATCTTGTCTAGGCATTCAACGGATGAGATCTATCTTGGGCAAACAGACAATCCAGAGTGGACTTCGGACGTTGAACCACTGGAGGCATTCAAGAAGTTTGGAAAAAAGCTAGCGGAGATAGAAAACAGGATAAATTGCAGGAACAATGACGAGAGACTGGCCAATCGACGGGGTCCTGTCAAGGTGCCTTATACTTTGCTTTATCCTAACACCTCAGACTCCAGTAAAACAAGTGGGCTTACCGGGAAGGGAATTCCCAACAGCGTCTCCATATAA